In the genome of Sphingopyxis sp. YF1, the window TCGCACGAAGGCACAAAGACACGAAGAAGCCTCTCTGATCCGTTCGTGCCGCGCTTGTCGACGCGCCGTCCTTTCTTGCAACGCCGCAAGGAAGGAACGGCTCTTCGGCAAGCTCAGGGCGAACGGATTGCAGAGGTTTTTGCTATTTCGTGGCTTTGTGTGATCGCGAATGCATCGCGGTCAAAGCTGGTGTCCGGTCCGGTCGCGCTTCGTTGCGAGATATTGTTCGTTATACTGGTTCGTCGGCAGCGCCAGCGGGATGCGCTCGACGACCTCGACGCCCTCTTTCTCCAGCCGCGCGACCTTTTCAGGATTGTTCGTCATCAGCTGGATGCGCGGCACGTTCAGCAGGTCGAGCATCCGCGCGGCGATCGCGAAATCGCGCGCCTCGACGGGGAAGCCGAGCCGGAGGTTGGCGTCGACCGTGTCGTACCCCTGGTCCTGCAGCGCATAGGCGCGCAGCTTGTTGACCAGCCCGATCCCGCGCCCTTCCTGACGGAGGTAGAGCAGCACCCCCCACGGCGCTCCGGCCATCGCGTGCAGCGCGGCGTGGAGCTGCGGTCCGCAGTCGCATTTCAAACTGCCGAGCACGTCGCCGGTCAGGCATTCGCTGTGCAGCCGCACGACCGGAGGGTTGGCATCGCGCTTTCCGATGACCAGCGCGACATGATCCGAGGCCTCCTCGGGGGTACGAAAGGCAATGATTTCGGCCGTTTCGCTCGCCGCGACGGGCAGCCGTGCGCGCGCCGCGATGTGCAGCCGTGCCGGATCGAGCAGCGCCGCAACGTCGGCCGCCACGCACACGGTCTCGGCGTCGCCGGCCGCCGCGCGCACGAAGAATGCGGGGAGCAGTCCGGCGTGGCGTGCCATCGTCATCGCTGCCGCGGCGGCATTGTCGCCGCCGGTCGCAATCGTCCGGAACGGGCCTTTGAGCGGATTGGCGAGGTCGAGCGCGGGGTCGGCGATCGCCAGCGCTGCGGCCGTGCTTGCCGCGGCGTCGGCCAGCCGCACCGGGCCCGCCGTGGCCGCGGCGCGCTGGTTGGTGAGCTTGAGCGTCACCGCACGCTCGCCCGACAGCAGCACATCGCCGCTGCCGAAAGCGGCCAGCGCCGCGTCGCCCGCGCTTTCGATCGCGAGCAGATCGAGCGCGCCGTCGGTGCCCGCGACGCGCACCGGCCAGCCGCGGCGCAGTGCGTCGATCGCGCGCGCCGCCTGGCGTGCGCCGGCGCCGGTCGCTGCGTCGCTCAAAAGGCGAACTCGGTGATCAGCGGGATATGGTCCGACGGCCGTTCCCAGCTCCGCGCCGGCTGGACGACGCGGTGCGACACCGCGTTGGCGAGCAGGTCGGGGGTCACCCACATATGGTCGAGCCGGCGGCCGCGGTTCGACGCTTCCCAGTCTTTGGCGCGATAGCTCCACCAGGTGTAGAGCGGGGCCGGAGCGGCGATGAAGTGGCGGCCGAGATCGACCCAGTTGGACGCCGCCTGCAGCTTCGCCAGCGTTTCGACCTCGATCGGCGTGTGGCTGACCACGTCGAGCAGCGCCTTGTGGTTCCACACATCGCTTTCGAGCGGTGCGACGTTGAAATCGCCGGTCAGGATCGTCGGCTGGTCGAGCGCGCCCGACCATTCGGTCATCCGGGCATAGAAATCGAGCTTCTGGCCGAACTTGGGGTTGATCTCGCGGTCGGCGACGTCGCCGCCGGCGGGGATATAGACATTGTCGAGCCGTACGCCGCCGGGCAGCGTTACGCCGATATGGCGCGCCTCGCCGTTCGCCTGCCAGTCATATTTGCGCACTTCGTCGAGCGGCAGCCTGCTGACGATCGCGACGCCATGATGCATGCGCTGGCCGTGGGTGACGATATGTTCGTACCCCAGCTTGCGGAACATCTCGGGCGGGAACAGGCCGCATTCGACCTTGGTTTCCTGCAGGCACAACACGTCGGGAGCTTCCTCGCGCAGGAATTTTTCGACGATGCCGATGCGGGCGCGGACGCTGTTGATGTTCCAGGACGCGATGCTGATGCTTGTCATGCGGTGGCTCTATCGGCGCGCGCGCACGCGCGCAACGCCCGCGGGCCCTTCCAAAATTAAACCCCCGTTCCAGGGGCGGTGGAACGGGGGTTCAAGGTCAGCGTTCGTCACGCTCTTGATGAAGGTGCCGGGCAGTCCGGTTGGGGCAACAGGGGGAAACCCAGAACCGGGGGCCGTGTTGGCGCCTTCGAGAACCCAAATAGACGCCTTTCCCTGTCGCCAAGCTGAACGAAAATGCCGGGCTTTTGGCGGCTTTTGCAGTTCGTCGATGCTGAACGACGGTTGGTCCGAAAAAAAGGCGCCGAATCCGCGGAGCGGGATCCGGCGCCGGATATTGCGGCGGTTCGGGCGGGCGGCGTCAGCCGCCGCGCCCCCGCTGGCGCGGCCGCGGATCGGTCCATTTGAACGCCGATTCGGCGACCGCGACGTTGAATTTCTGGTTGCTCAGGTCGATGCGCGTCCGGTTGTTCTGCGAATCGAGCGCGACCCAGCCGCGCAGGCGGAGACCCGCTGGCGCGGCGCCGTCGCGGACGAACACCATGGTGATCGTGCCATATTCGGGGCGCTTGGGGTCCTTGACCTCGACGCTCACCACCTCGTCGCTGCCGGTCGGCACGACCCTGGCATATTTGGTCAGATCGCGATCGGGATCGAGCAGCGCGCCGAGCGGGGAGTTCTTCACCGGCCAGCGCTGCACCTGCTTGACCTCGTAATCGATCATCGTCAGCGCGCTGCCGTCGCCGACGATCAGCAACGGCACGCCCTTCTGATATTGGAAACGGATCTTGCCGGGGCGCTTCAGAGTCAGCTGGCCCGACAGGCGCTGGCCGTTGCGGTCGGTCTGGACGAAGTCGGCGGTCATCGAGCTTGTTGCCTTGAGGTGCGATTGCACCGACGTCAGCGTATTCGCCGACTGGGCGATCGCCGGCGCGCCGGCCGCCAGCACCGCGGCGGCGGCTGGGACGAGCGCCAGCGCGGCGGCGCGCGTCAGCGTCAGGCGGGGGAAGGTCAGGGTCATAAGGCTCTCATTCTGTTCCATCGGTGGCCGAAGCCCTGCCAGCGGAGCGTTGAACCCGCCGTGAACCCGGCCGTTAGATGCTGTTCAAGTCGCGAGGCGGGCTTTGGTTCCGCTGCTCCGTTCAGCGCTGTTGCCCATATTGGTCGGTCAGCACGTCGCGGCGGCCGACATGATTGGGCGGGCTGACGAGGCCTTCTTCCTCCATGCGCTCGATCAGCCGCGCCGCGCTGTTGTAACCGATGCGGAGCTGGCGTTGCAGCCAGCTCGTCGACGCCTTCTGGCTCTCGACGACGATCTGGCACGCCTTGGCATAGATGCGGTCCTCGGCGCTGTCGCCGCCCGCGGGGGCGCCTTCCATCGCAAAGCCGCCGTCTTCGGGTTCCTCGGTCACGCTCTCGATATAGTCGGGCTGGCCCTGGCCGCGCCAATGATCGGCAACGAGGCGCACCTCGTCGTCCGAGACGAAGGGGCCATGGATGCGCGTGATCTGCTTGCCGCCGGGGACGTAGAGCATGTCGCCCTTGCCGAGCAGCTGCTCCGCCCCCGCCTCGCCCAGGATCGTGCGGCTGTCGATCTTCGACGTGACGTTGAAGCTGATGCGCGTCGGCAGGTTCGCCTTGATGACGCCGGTGATGACGTCGACCGACGGGCGCTGCGTCGCGAGGATCAGGTGGATGCCCGCCGCGCGCGCCTTTTGCGCGAGCCGCTGGATCAGGAATTCGACCTCCTTGCCCGCGGTCATCATCAGGTCGGCGAGCTCGTCGACCACCACGACGATCTGCGGCAGCGGCTGATAGTCGAGCGTCTCCTCCTCATAGACCGGCTGGCCGGTATCGGGGTCGTAGCCCGTCTGGACGCGGCGTCCGAGCGACTTGCCCTTGGCGAGCGCGCCGCGGACCTTGTCGTTGTAGCCGGCGAGGTTGCGCACCGACAGCGACGACATCATCCGGTAGCGGTCCTCCATCTGCTCGACCGCCCATTTGAGCGCGCGAATCGCCTTCTTGGGCTCGGTCACCACGGGGGCGAGCAGGTGCGGAATGCCGTCATAGACGCTGAGTTCCAGCATCTTGGGATCGATCATGATCATCTTCACCTGGTCGGGACCGAGGCGATAGAGCAGCGACAGGATCATCGCGTTGAGCCCGACCGACTTGCCCGAACCGGTGGTGCCCGCGATCAGGAGGTGCGGCATCGGCGCAAGGTCGGCGATGACCGGGTCGCCGCTGATATTCTTGCCGAGGATGATTGGGAGCGCGCCGGTCTGTTCCTGGAACAGCGCGCTGCCGATCATTTCGGACAGGACGACCGATTCGCGGACCGCGTTGGGCAGTTCGATGCCGATCACGGTGCGCCCCGGGATCGGTGCGATGCGCGCCGACAGCGCCGACATGTTGCGCGCGATATCGTCGGCAAGGTTCGACACGCGGCTCGCCTTGGTGCCCGGCGCGGGTTCGAGTTCGTACATCGTCACGACGGGGCCGGGGCGCACCGCGGTGATCACGCCCTTGACCTGGAAATCCTCGAGCACCGATTCGAGCAGGCGCGCGTTGCGTTCGAGCCCGGCCTTGTCGATCTGTCCGGTCGGCGCCGGCGGCGGCGGTGCGAGCAGGTCGATCGACGGCATCTGGTAATTGGTGAACAGCTCGGTCTGCGGCTTGGGGCGCGGCTTCGACGGCGCGGCCCGCTCGGCGGGATCGGCGATCTCGGGCGGTGCGCGGTCGCTCGGCTCGGCGCGGGCGCGCGGGCGGATGACGCGGCCCATCAGCGATGGCGCCTTCTCGTCCCTGGGCGCGGCGGGCGCCGGGGGCGGGGCAAGGACGCGCCCGCGCTCGGCGGCGGGAAGCCGGAGGCGCGTCCACCAGCCGGGCCCGAGCCGCAGCGCGCGCCACGCGAACCACAGCCCGACGCCGATGAGCAGCAGGATCGCCGCGACGCGGATCAGCGCCGCGGCGGGCTCGCCGGCGCGGTCGAACAGCGGGTCGATCGCGCCACCGACGACGAGCGCGATGATCCCGCCGAGCCCCGCGGGCAGCGCGGCATTGCTGTCGGAGGCCCAGAGCTGCGCGCCGAGCCCGACGAGCAGCACGCCGCCGAAGGCGAAGGCGAGCTGGCGCTTCCAATAGGGTTGGGGTTCGGTGGTCCAGAGCCGCCACGCGATCACGCCGAGCAGCGGCAGGAGCAGCGCGACCGGCACCCCGCCGACGAACAGCAACAGGTCGGCGAACCACGCGCCGGCGCCGCCCATCCAGTTGGCGGGCGCGCCGCCGGCGGCCGTGTGGATCGCAGCGTCGGTGCCGTCGTGGGTCAGCAGCGCGAGTGTGAGGAACAGCGTGAAGGCGCCGAGCGCCACCGCCGCGGCGATGACGAGCGACCGCGCGATGCTCGCCCGGAAAAGGGTTCGCCAATCGGCCTTCGCGGCGACGGGCTTGCGGCTGGCCATGCTGAAATCGATCCCCTCTGGATTAACCAAGGCGATATGCACGTGGGGGTGACTCGCCGTCAAGCAGACCTCGGCAGTCCATCGGAGCGCGCCACATCATTCCGAAGGTCACAAAGGTCACGCTACGTACCCATCTTCTGGCCCATCTTCTGGCCCCTCTTCTGCCCCCTCTTCCGGCTCTGCCTTGCCGTTCGCGGCGAGGCGCGCCGTCCAGGGCGTGGTGCGAAACAAGGGGCAAGCGCGATGCAACATGGGGCGACGCTATTCGACCGAAATAATATAGGACAGCGCTTTTTCGGGGGGCCGCTGGCTGAAGGTCTGGCGTCGATGGACATGGCCGTTTCGTCATGCCGGTCCCGTCCTCGGCGACGATCGGGAACGTCTTCCCTTCGACCGGGAAAATGGTCTAGGGCCGCGATATGAGCGATATCCAGCGCAGCGACGTCCTGATCTCCGGCGGCGGCCTTGTCGGGCAGACGCTTGCCCTTGCGCTCGCGCACCACGGCCTGTCCAGCATCATCGTCGACCCCGCCGACCCGGTCTCGACGATCGCCCCCGGTTTCGACGGGCGTGCCTCCGCCATCGCCAGCGCGGTCTGGCAGATGTTCGACGTGATCGGCATCGCGGGCCGGCTCGCGGGCCATGGCTGCCCGATTCGCGCGATCAAGGTCAGCGATGGCGGGCAGACGGGCGAACTTGATTTCGAAACCGCCGAAGACGCGCCGCCGCTCGGCACGATGGTCGAAAACCGCCAGCTTCGCA includes:
- the ribA gene encoding GTP cyclohydrolase II; this translates as MSDAATGAGARQAARAIDALRRGWPVRVAGTDGALDLLAIESAGDAALAAFGSGDVLLSGERAVTLKLTNQRAAATAGPVRLADAAASTAAALAIADPALDLANPLKGPFRTIATGGDNAAAAAMTMARHAGLLPAFFVRAAAGDAETVCVAADVAALLDPARLHIAARARLPVAASETAEIIAFRTPEEASDHVALVIGKRDANPPVVRLHSECLTGDVLGSLKCDCGPQLHAALHAMAGAPWGVLLYLRQEGRGIGLVNKLRAYALQDQGYDTVDANLRLGFPVEARDFAIAARMLDLLNVPRIQLMTNNPEKVARLEKEGVEVVERIPLALPTNQYNEQYLATKRDRTGHQL
- a CDS encoding exodeoxyribonuclease III; translation: MTSISIASWNINSVRARIGIVEKFLREEAPDVLCLQETKVECGLFPPEMFRKLGYEHIVTHGQRMHHGVAIVSRLPLDEVRKYDWQANGEARHIGVTLPGGVRLDNVYIPAGGDVADREINPKFGQKLDFYARMTEWSGALDQPTILTGDFNVAPLESDVWNHKALLDVVSHTPIEVETLAKLQAASNWVDLGRHFIAAPAPLYTWWSYRAKDWEASNRGRRLDHMWVTPDLLANAVSHRVVQPARSWERPSDHIPLITEFAF
- a CDS encoding outer membrane lipoprotein carrier protein LolA; translated protein: MTLTFPRLTLTRAAALALVPAAAAVLAAGAPAIAQSANTLTSVQSHLKATSSMTADFVQTDRNGQRLSGQLTLKRPGKIRFQYQKGVPLLIVGDGSALTMIDYEVKQVQRWPVKNSPLGALLDPDRDLTKYARVVPTGSDEVVSVEVKDPKRPEYGTITMVFVRDGAAPAGLRLRGWVALDSQNNRTRIDLSNQKFNVAVAESAFKWTDPRPRQRGRGG
- a CDS encoding DNA translocase FtsK 4TM domain-containing protein, with product MASRKPVAAKADWRTLFRASIARSLVIAAAVALGAFTLFLTLALLTHDGTDAAIHTAAGGAPANWMGGAGAWFADLLLFVGGVPVALLLPLLGVIAWRLWTTEPQPYWKRQLAFAFGGVLLVGLGAQLWASDSNAALPAGLGGIIALVVGGAIDPLFDRAGEPAAALIRVAAILLLIGVGLWFAWRALRLGPGWWTRLRLPAAERGRVLAPPPAPAAPRDEKAPSLMGRVIRPRARAEPSDRAPPEIADPAERAAPSKPRPKPQTELFTNYQMPSIDLLAPPPPAPTGQIDKAGLERNARLLESVLEDFQVKGVITAVRPGPVVTMYELEPAPGTKASRVSNLADDIARNMSALSARIAPIPGRTVIGIELPNAVRESVVLSEMIGSALFQEQTGALPIILGKNISGDPVIADLAPMPHLLIAGTTGSGKSVGLNAMILSLLYRLGPDQVKMIMIDPKMLELSVYDGIPHLLAPVVTEPKKAIRALKWAVEQMEDRYRMMSSLSVRNLAGYNDKVRGALAKGKSLGRRVQTGYDPDTGQPVYEEETLDYQPLPQIVVVVDELADLMMTAGKEVEFLIQRLAQKARAAGIHLILATQRPSVDVITGVIKANLPTRISFNVTSKIDSRTILGEAGAEQLLGKGDMLYVPGGKQITRIHGPFVSDDEVRLVADHWRGQGQPDYIESVTEEPEDGGFAMEGAPAGGDSAEDRIYAKACQIVVESQKASTSWLQRQLRIGYNSAARLIERMEEEGLVSPPNHVGRRDVLTDQYGQQR